One Capricornis sumatraensis isolate serow.1 chromosome 8, serow.2, whole genome shotgun sequence genomic region harbors:
- the CDRT4 gene encoding CMT1A duplicated region transcript 4 protein, producing the protein MEMLDARKMKMEEVELTENIGLPVNLLDKHDPWPAYVTYTSPMVKRLIEKSKARELECLQTVEESRRGGKQSKPASLIQLKRRKSSKSSGTATFKDLRSETMLSVWGPLTMSAMGPPGVPEPLHLHSDSKASPTTSYNKIIFARAPTMRTLPYTAGRPSEMFCL; encoded by the exons ATGGAGATGCTCGATGCAAGAAAGATGAAGATGGAAGAAG TAGAACTCACTGAGAACATCGGGCTCCCAGTGAATCTGCTTGACAAACACGACCCGTGGCCGGCCTATGTCACATACACCTCCCCGATGGTGAAGAGACTCATAGAGAAGAGCAAGGCCAGAGAGCTGGAGTGCCTGCAAACGGTGGAGGAGAGTCGGCGGGGGGGCAAGCAGAGCAAGCCAGCCAGCCTCATCCAGCTGAAGAGGAGGAAGTCTTCCAAGTCCTCAGGCACTGCCACCTTCAAGGACCTGAGGTCCGAGACCATGCTGTCTGTGTGGGGCCCCCTCACCATGTCGGCCATGGGGCCCCCGGGGGTCCCAGAGCCCCTCCACTTGCACTCAGACTCCAAGGCGAGTCCCACCACCAGCTACAACAAGATCATCTTTGCCCGGGCGCCCACCATGAGGACGCTCCCTTACACGGCTGGGCGGCCGTCAGAAATGTTTTGCCTCTAG